The genomic region AACCAGTACGATCGCGGCCGATTCCGGCGCGGCCTTGAGGCCGGCCTGCAGCGATTCCAGCATCGGTGCCGGAATGTCGCCGCCATCGATCGACAGGCAGGCCACGTCGAGCCGGCTCGACGCCAGTTCGTGCTCGAACACCGCCTGGGCGACCGGGACCAGGACCGGTTGCACGCTGCCGTCGAACGGTGGCGAGGCTTGCTGCAACGGGCCGGGCGGTGCCTCGACCGGCGACATCGGGGCGGTTGGGGCGATCGGGGCCGGCTGGTTGCGTATCACGCCTACCGTCATCACACCGGCGGCGACCAGCAGCACCACGAGCAGGGTGTACTTGATCCGCGTGACCCGACGCCGGCGGGCGTCGCTCTGGGCGACCTGGGCGGCATCGCTGCGGAAACTGGCGACAAAGCTGTCGCGATGGCGGGTGGAGTCGATCAGGCCGGCCTCGCGCAGAATTTCGCGCGCACGGACCTGGTCGTCGGACCTCACCACCCACACTGCCGGCTTCGGCACGTCGGCGTCGCGATAGCTGAAGGTGCCGCGGCGGTTTCCGCGGTAGGAGCGTCCGTCGGTGATGCGGATCTCGATCCCGGCCTCCTCGAGCAGGCGGGCGACCCCTTCGACGTTCTCCAGACGCGGGCTGCTGAATACCTGGCGCATCAGATCGTGTCCAGGCTGGGGCTGTTGCAACAGGTCATGGGTGCGTACACGAGATCTCCGCCTAGTCCTTCGCCGGAACGTGCCGCGCGGCGGCCGCGTCCTCGACTACCCGGATCAGGCCTTCCTGCGCTGTGCTGGCGACCAGGTGGCCGCCACGGTCGAAAATCTGTCCGCGGGCGAGGCCGCGGCCGCGCTGTGCGCTGGGACTGTCGATCGAGTACAGCAGCCAGTCGTCGGCGCGGAACGGACGGTGGAACCACAGCGCGTGATCGAGCGAGGCCATCTGCACGTTCGGCTGGTAGTAGCTGATGCCGTGCGGAAAAGTCGCGGTGCCGAGCAGGTGGAAGTCCGAGGCGTAGGCCAGCAGGGCGCGGTGCAGCTCCGGTGCGTCGCCGACCTTTTCCGACAGCCGGAACCAGAACTGCTGGTAGGGCGGGCGCTTGGGCGGATTGAGTTTTTCGCGCAGGCTTTCGCCCGAGGTCCAGACGTGGCGGAACTCGAACGGCCCTTCACGCGACAGCCAGCGCTGGATCTTGGTCGGCAGCGTGGTCATGACCTCCTCCGGCACAGGCGGAGCCGGGTCGATGTCCTCGGGCAACGGCACCTCGGGCATCGACAGCTGGTGCTCGCCGCCACCCTCGGTTTTCTGGAACGAGGCGGCGAGGAAGAAGATCGGCTGGCCGTGCTGGATCGCGGTGACCCGGCGGACCGAGAAGCTGCCGCCGTCACGGGTGCGGTCGACCTGGTAGACGATCGGCGCCTCGATATCGCCGGCCTTGAGGAAGTAGGCGTGCAGCGAGTGCGCCGTGCGCGGCTCGATCATCGTTGCCTGCGCGGCCGACAACGCCTGTCCAAGCACCTGGCCACCGAACACGTACTTGGTGCCGATGTCACGGCTCTGGCCGCGAAACAGGTTGTCCTCGAGCCGCTCCAGCGACAGCAGTTCCACAAGCTCATGGACGACGGGTTCGGAGACGGCGGAAGTCATGCTCGGGGAGGTTCCTGGGGGTGCACAAGTGTAGCCCGGATAGGACCGGAGGCCGCACCCGGGAGAGCTACGGAATGCGCTGCAATGGCACTGCCGACAGTACTTCGTCCCACGGAAATAGCGGCCCCGGGTCGCGTTTGCGCCGGACAAGACGGGCCGGATCGTCGCGTGCCTGGACCTCGCCGGTGTCGAGATCCTCATGTCCGGCGATCAGCCGCAGTGCCGGCATGGTGTCGCGCAGGTGGACCAGCAGGGCGACCAGCGAGGCGATCTGTCCTGCGGTATAGGGTTCGTCCATGGCCTGGTGGCCGGCGTCGAGCCAGTGCGGCCAGCGGCCGGTGTTGACCAGTTCGATGCCGATCGCGCGTTCGTTATGGCCGCGGACGTGGTGGGCGATGCGGTCGACACTCACCCACTGCTGCACACTGCCGTCGCGGTCGATGTAGAAGTGTCCGCTGTTGCCGGTGCCGCTGGGATAGTGGATGCGCTCGCCATACTCGCGTGAAGTGGCGAGGTCGGGCAGCTCGGTGCAGTGGATTACGGCCAGGTCGACGGCGGCCAGGTCGCGCTCCTGCAGACGATCCTGGTAGGGCAGGGAGGCGTGGACGATGGGCGGGATCGGCATGGGCCGGATGCTACCATTCGCCCCCGTCCCAGCCGCGCGCCGCCCCATGCCGTGGCGCCTCCGGAGCCTGCCCATGACCCTGCCTCCCGCCGACTCCGAACTCGGCAAGCTGATGGCCACCCTGCCGCGCGCCGGACGAGTGGAATGGATCGGCCTGCGCCCCGCGCGCGATGAGCCGATGCAGGCGGTCGAGCGGGTCGAGGCCACCACCGGCGTCGGCCTTGTGGGCGATCGCTACAAGAGCGGCAGCGGCAAGCGCGGCGTGACCCTGATCCAGGCCGAGCACCTGCCGGTGATTGCCAAACTGGCCGGGCACGCCGCCGTCGCGCCGGCGACCCTGCGCCGCAACGTGGTGGTGTCGGGCATCCCGCTGGTTGCGTTGAGAGACCGCCGCTTCCGTATCGGCGACGTGGTGCTGGAAGGCACCGATGCCTGCGACCCGTGCTCGCGGATGGAGGCCGCGCTCGGTCCCGGCGGCTACAACGCGATGCGCGGCATGGGCGGATTGTGCGCGCGGATCGTCGAGGGCGGCGAATTCGCCATCGGCGACGCGGTTGAAGCCTTGCAGGCGGGGAGCTGAACATGCGCGGACATTGCATCCTGTCCCATGGTTTCGAGAGCGGCCCCGACGCGACCAAGGTCACCGCCCTGGCCGAGGCGGCCGAGTGCCTGGGGTGGACCCACGAGCGCCCCGACTACACCGACCTGGATGCGAGACGCGAGGTCAGCGAACTCGGCGACGTACCGATGCGGCTGGAACGCCTGCTCGGCCTCGCGCGCGCTGCCGCCGAACGCGGTCCGCTGGTGCTGGCCGGTTCCAGCCTCGGCGCGTGGATCTCCGGCCGCGTCTCGCTGCAGGTGCCGACCGCCGGCCTGTTCCTGATGGCGCCGCCGGTGAAGATGGGCGAGGCGCCACGGCTGGAGGCTGCCGACGTGCCGATCTCGATCGTCCACGGCTGGCACGACGAACTGATTCCGGCCAGCGAGGTCGTCGACTGGGCGCAGCTGCGCAACGCGCGCTTGCTCATGGTCGACGACAGCCATCGCCTGTCCGGCCACGTTGCGGCTTCGGCCGACGCGTTCGCGCAACTGCTGGCCAATTTATGACCGTATCGAAGTTCTTCGCCAGCTGCGGCAAGG from Lysobacter alkalisoli harbors:
- a CDS encoding N-acetylmuramoyl-L-alanine amidase translates to MPIPPIVHASLPYQDRLQERDLAAVDLAVIHCTELPDLATSREYGERIHYPSGTGNSGHFYIDRDGSVQQWVSVDRIAHHVRGHNERAIGIELVNTGRWPHWLDAGHQAMDEPYTAGQIASLVALLVHLRDTMPALRLIAGHEDLDTGEVQARDDPARLVRRKRDPGPLFPWDEVLSAVPLQRIP
- a CDS encoding MOSC domain-containing protein codes for the protein MTLPPADSELGKLMATLPRAGRVEWIGLRPARDEPMQAVERVEATTGVGLVGDRYKSGSGKRGVTLIQAEHLPVIAKLAGHAAVAPATLRRNVVVSGIPLVALRDRRFRIGDVVLEGTDACDPCSRMEAALGPGGYNAMRGMGGLCARIVEGGEFAIGDAVEALQAGS
- a CDS encoding acyl-CoA thioesterase: MTSAVSEPVVHELVELLSLERLEDNLFRGQSRDIGTKYVFGGQVLGQALSAAQATMIEPRTAHSLHAYFLKAGDIEAPIVYQVDRTRDGGSFSVRRVTAIQHGQPIFFLAASFQKTEGGGEHQLSMPEVPLPEDIDPAPPVPEEVMTTLPTKIQRWLSREGPFEFRHVWTSGESLREKLNPPKRPPYQQFWFRLSEKVGDAPELHRALLAYASDFHLLGTATFPHGISYYQPNVQMASLDHALWFHRPFRADDWLLYSIDSPSAQRGRGLARGQIFDRGGHLVASTAQEGLIRVVEDAAAARHVPAKD